The DNA window CGAATGCGTGGTGGGTCGGCGCTCAATGCGAGCGGATAAAAGCGGCGAAAGCATCCAGCGCATCGCGCATCGCCAGTATATTTCCCGGCTCGGCCAGGATGGCCTCCACTTCCGGCGGCTTCTTGCCGAGCAGGGCAATCTCCAGCACATCGTCGCAAAGCGCGAACGACATGGTGCGCATGATCTCGGCCAGTGCGGCACGGGCAAACAGCGAGCGCGGCGAGGCGTGCACCAGCATGGCGGGCTTGGCGACAGCGGCGTCGCGCGAGACCAGCCAGTCGAGGGCGTTCTTCAGCCCGCCCGGCACGCCATGGGCATATTCCGGACAGGAGATGATGACGCCGTCGGCTTGGGTGACGGCATCGATCAGCGCGGAGGCTTCAGGCGGCGTCCGCTCGCCCTCATCGTCGGGATTGAAGATCGGCAGACGGCCAAGCCCGTCATGGACAGTGACGCGGCAGCCGGACGGTGCGTTGCGCGCCAGTGCGGCGACCAGTGCCGAATTGGTGGAGGCCGCCCGCAGGCTGCCGGAAATGGCAAGGATGTTCAGCAAAGTATGGAACCGGTCCGGCGCGAATCGCGTCCGGAAAACCTACCACATCGTCTTCTTGTATTCCTCGTCGAGCCAGCGGTCGGTCGCTTCGGCCGAATCGGCAACGGCCAGCTGATCGCGCATGATCTGGCCGAGCGTCGGCAGTGTCGTGCGGTCGTACCAGGTTTCCGGCTTCCACAGGTCCGAGCGCATGAAGGCTTTGGCGCAATGCATGTAGGCGGCCTTGACGCTGACCACGACGACGCTTTGCGGTTCCCTGCCGTCGACGGCGAGCCGTTCGCGAAGGCCCGCGTCGACGGTGATGCGGGCGTCGCCGTTGACACGCAGCGTCTCGTTCATGCCGGGAATGAGGAAGAGCAGGCCGACCGAGGGATTGAGGAGGATGTTTTCCAGCGTGTCGAGCCGGTTGTTGCCGGGTCGGTCGGGAATGGCGATCGTCGTTTCGTCGAGCACCGTGGCGAAGCCAGGCTTGTCGCCTTTCGGCGTCACGTCGGCATTGCCGGCGCCGTCGGAGGAGCCGATCAGCACGAACGGGCTCTTGCCGATGAAGGAACGGCAATGGCCGTCGAGCAGTTTCAGCTCCTTGCGGATCGAGCCGTCGGTCGGCCGTGGCGTCTTGTAGATCGTCCTCAGCTGGTCGCGCGTGGTGACGAATTCCATGGCTCTCCCCCTAATTGCAGGCTCTACTTCCCGGCCTTCTCTTCTTTCCCGGTCTTGTCCTCAAGCGAATGGCGCAGGATCAGCGGCATCTGGCTGAAGGTGAACAGAAGCGTGATCGGCATGATGCCCCAGACCTTGAAGGTAACCCAAGCGTCGGTGGAAAAATTCCGCCACACCACTTCATTGGCAAGGGCCAGGAACAGGAAGAACAGACCCCAGCGGAAGGTCAGCTTGCGCCAGCCTTCGGCGTCGAGGCTGAAGGCCGAATCGAAGACATAGCCAAGCAGCGACTTGCCGAAATAGAGGCCACCGAGCAGCACGCCGCCGAACAGCGTGTTGACGATGGTCGGCTTCATCTTGATGAAGATGTCGTCCTGCAGATAGAGCGTCAGCGCGCCGAAGATGAAGACGACGACGCCAGACACCATCGGCATGATCGGCAAGGTGCGCATCAAAAGCCATGAAGCGATCAGCGCGATGGCCGTGGCGGCCATGAACAAGCCGGTGGCGACGAAGATCGGCCCGCCGAATTCCGCCAGAGCAGGGAATTTCTGCACCAGCCATTCGCCGCGCGCATTGGCGAAGAAGAAAACCATCAACGGCCCCAGCTCCAGCGACAGCTTGAGCAGCGGATTGACGCTTTCCTTCTTCTGTTTTTGCGGATCCGACGGATCGCGTTCGAGAATGGGTGGGCTCATGGACTCTCTTTCTTACGCATGATCCGATCCAAAAAGTCTGCAGCTTTCTGGGACATGCTTGCTACGCCACTCCAGCGATCGCCCTGGCGAATTCGCTTGCCGAGAAGGGTTCGAGGTCGTCGACCTGTTCGCCGACGCCGATGAAATAGACCGGCAGTTTGTGCTTTGCCGCGATCGCCACCAGAATACCGCCGCGTGCCGTGCCGTCCAGCTTGGTCATCACCAGGCCGTTGACGCCGGCGATATTGCGGAAGATTTCGACCTGGTTGAGCGCGTTCTGGCCGGTGGTGGCGTCGACCGTTTGCAAAACGGTGTGCGGTGCTTCCGGGTCGAGCTTGCCCAGCACGCGGACGATCTTTTCGAGCTCGGCCATCAGTTCGGTCTTGTTTTGCAGGCGGCCGGCGGTGTCGATGATCAATACGTCCGAGCCGGCTTCCTTGGCCTTTTCGAAGGCGTCATAGGCGAGGCCCGCGGCATCGGCGCCGATCTTGGAGGCGATGACCGGCGATTTCGTCCGCTCGCCCCAGATCTTCAGCTGCTCGATCGCGGCAGCGCGGAACGTGTCGCCGGCGGCGAGCATCACCGACAGGCCGCCATCGGTGAGTTTTGCGGCGAGCTTGCCGATGGTCGTGGTCTTGCCGGTGCCGTTGACGCCGACCACCAGGATGACATGCGGCTTGTGCGAGAGGTCGAGCTCGAGCGGCATGGCGACATGGGTCAGCACCTTTTCCACCTCGGCCGCCATGATGGCGCGAACCTCGGTGTCGGAGACGTCCTTGCCGTAGCGGCTGGCGGCCAGCGCGTCGGTGACGCGCAAGGCCGTCTCCATGCCAAGATCGGCGCGGATCAGCACATCCTCGAGGTCCTGCAGCGTCTCCTCGTCCAGCTTGCGCTTGGTGAAGACGCCGGCAATGTTGCCGGTCAATTCCTTGGACGAGCGGGCAAGCCCGTCCTTCATGCGCTGGAACCATGAGCGCCTCGGCGCCGGTTCCGGCGCCTTCTGCGGCTCGGCCTTCTGCTCGACCTTCTTGGTGACGGTCACCTTGCCGGGCGCGGGCTTTGGCTCCGATTTCGGTTGCGGCAGGACCTGCGGTTCGGGCGCGATTTCGGCTATGACCGGCTGCGTCTCGACGGGCGCCGGCTGGCGAATGGGCGCCAGGACTTCGGCTGGCGGGGCTTCGGGCGCCGTGCGCTCTACCTCCCCCTTGATGGGGGAGGTCCCGAGCGCAGCTCGGGGGTGGGGGTGATCAGCGCCGGCGCTGCCACCCCACCCCGCCGCTTCGCGTCGACCCTCCCCATCGAGGGGAGGGTGGGGCGTCGGCGCGGCCTGCGGTTCGGGCGCGATCTCGGCGAGGATCGGTAGCGGTTCTACCGGTGGAGGCTGGCGAATCGGGGCTGGGATTTCCGCCAGTGGTATCTCGGGTTCCGGCTTTGCCGGTGGAGCTTCGACCGCCGGCGCCGGCACTTCGACGGGCGCTGGTTCTGGCAGCTTCTCCGGCTGGGGCACGACCTCCGGCTGCTCCGGTTCAGGAACTTCCTTCGGCTCCGGTGCGGGAACTGGCTCGGGCACCTCGGGCGCGGCGGGGACTTCCTCCGGCGCCGGCTCTTCAGCGGGAATTTCGGGAGCCGGTGGCTCTGGGGCCGCAGGCTCAACCGGCTGCGGTTCCTCGACCGGGGCAGGCTCAGGCTGGATTTCCGGCTCGGCAGGTACCGAAGGTGCCGGCGCCTGAATGACCTCCGGCTCAGCCGCCGGTGTAGGTACGACTTCCGCCTCCGGCCGCTGCTCGTCGCGCTTCAAGAACTCCGGAACGACCTGCTCGGCCGCCGGCTTCAGCGCATCGAGCGCTTCCCATTTGATCGGCGGCAGAGGGGCGGTCTCGTCGATTCGCTCCTCGACAACCTCTTTCTTGCCGAACGAAAATATCTTCTTGAAAAAACCAGCCATGCTTTGCGTTTCTCAGGCGGCGCGGGCGGCAAGGGGCGCCGCGATAAGCCTGATACCATCGTGGCCTGATATATCGGCCTCGACGATCTCGCCCGGTGCGCCCATGCCGAGTGCGGCAAGCGTAAAACCCTCGGTGCGGCCAAGGCCGTCGCGCTCGATCAGGATCGACTGACGCGTACCAGTGAGCGACG is part of the Mesorhizobium loti genome and encodes:
- a CDS encoding NAD(P)H-dependent oxidoreductase; its protein translation is MLNILAISGSLRAASTNSALVAALARNAPSGCRVTVHDGLGRLPIFNPDDEGERTPPEASALIDAVTQADGVIISCPEYAHGVPGGLKNALDWLVSRDAAVAKPAMLVHASPRSLFARAALAEIMRTMSFALCDDVLEIALLGKKPPEVEAILAEPGNILAMRDALDAFAAFIRSH
- a CDS encoding pyridoxamine 5'-phosphate oxidase family protein, producing the protein MEFVTTRDQLRTIYKTPRPTDGSIRKELKLLDGHCRSFIGKSPFVLIGSSDGAGNADVTPKGDKPGFATVLDETTIAIPDRPGNNRLDTLENILLNPSVGLLFLIPGMNETLRVNGDARITVDAGLRERLAVDGREPQSVVVVSVKAAYMHCAKAFMRSDLWKPETWYDRTTLPTLGQIMRDQLAVADSAEATDRWLDEEYKKTMW
- a CDS encoding septation protein A codes for the protein MSPPILERDPSDPQKQKKESVNPLLKLSLELGPLMVFFFANARGEWLVQKFPALAEFGGPIFVATGLFMAATAIALIASWLLMRTLPIMPMVSGVVVFIFGALTLYLQDDIFIKMKPTIVNTLFGGVLLGGLYFGKSLLGYVFDSAFSLDAEGWRKLTFRWGLFFLFLALANEVVWRNFSTDAWVTFKVWGIMPITLLFTFSQMPLILRHSLEDKTGKEEKAGK
- the ftsY gene encoding signal recognition particle-docking protein FtsY: MAGFFKKIFSFGKKEVVEERIDETAPLPPIKWEALDALKPAAEQVVPEFLKRDEQRPEAEVVPTPAAEPEVIQAPAPSVPAEPEIQPEPAPVEEPQPVEPAAPEPPAPEIPAEEPAPEEVPAAPEVPEPVPAPEPKEVPEPEQPEVVPQPEKLPEPAPVEVPAPAVEAPPAKPEPEIPLAEIPAPIRQPPPVEPLPILAEIAPEPQAAPTPHPPLDGEGRREAAGWGGSAGADHPHPRAALGTSPIKGEVERTAPEAPPAEVLAPIRQPAPVETQPVIAEIAPEPQVLPQPKSEPKPAPGKVTVTKKVEQKAEPQKAPEPAPRRSWFQRMKDGLARSSKELTGNIAGVFTKRKLDEETLQDLEDVLIRADLGMETALRVTDALAASRYGKDVSDTEVRAIMAAEVEKVLTHVAMPLELDLSHKPHVILVVGVNGTGKTTTIGKLAAKLTDGGLSVMLAAGDTFRAAAIEQLKIWGERTKSPVIASKIGADAAGLAYDAFEKAKEAGSDVLIIDTAGRLQNKTELMAELEKIVRVLGKLDPEAPHTVLQTVDATTGQNALNQVEIFRNIAGVNGLVMTKLDGTARGGILVAIAAKHKLPVYFIGVGEQVDDLEPFSASEFARAIAGVA